From the Vibrio alginolyticus NBRC 15630 = ATCC 17749 genome, one window contains:
- the trpB gene encoding tryptophan synthase subunit beta, whose protein sequence is MAKLNAYFGEYGGQYVPQILVPALEQLEQAFIDAQEDPEFRSEFMTLLQEYAGRPTALTLTRNLTKGTKTKLYLKREDLLHGGAHKTNQVLGQALLAKRMGKNEIIAETGAGQHGVATALACALLGLKCRVYMGAKDVERQSPNVFRMKLMGAEVIPVHSGSATLKDACNEALRDWSATYEDAHYLLGTAAGPHPFPTIVRDFQRMIGEETKNQILAREGRLPDAVIACVGGGSNAIGMFADFIEEESVRLIGVEPAGKGIDTDQHGAPLKHGKTGIFFGMKAPLMQDPNGQVEESYSVSAGLDFPSVGPQHAHLNAIGRAEYDNVTDDEALEAFQEIARHEGIIPALESSHAVAHALSMARENPEKEQLLVVNLSGRGDKDIFTVHAILEEKGAI, encoded by the coding sequence ATGGCAAAACTGAATGCCTACTTTGGCGAATACGGCGGTCAGTACGTTCCGCAAATTCTAGTTCCAGCACTGGAGCAACTAGAGCAAGCGTTTATCGACGCGCAAGAAGATCCAGAATTCCGCAGCGAATTCATGACGCTTCTTCAAGAGTATGCGGGCCGTCCAACGGCTTTGACTCTAACTCGTAACCTAACCAAAGGTACGAAAACCAAACTGTACCTAAAACGTGAAGACCTACTTCACGGTGGCGCGCACAAGACCAACCAAGTGTTGGGTCAAGCGCTGCTTGCAAAACGCATGGGTAAAAACGAAATCATCGCAGAAACAGGCGCAGGCCAACACGGTGTAGCAACTGCACTAGCGTGTGCGCTGCTTGGCCTTAAGTGTCGCGTTTACATGGGTGCAAAAGACGTTGAGCGTCAAAGCCCGAACGTATTCCGTATGAAACTAATGGGCGCAGAAGTTATCCCTGTCCACTCGGGCTCTGCGACACTTAAAGATGCATGTAACGAAGCGCTACGCGACTGGTCTGCAACTTATGAAGACGCGCACTACCTACTAGGTACAGCGGCAGGTCCTCACCCATTCCCAACCATCGTGCGTGACTTCCAACGCATGATTGGTGAAGAAACGAAGAATCAGATTTTGGCACGTGAAGGTCGTCTTCCTGATGCGGTTATCGCATGTGTGGGCGGTGGTTCAAACGCTATCGGCATGTTTGCTGACTTCATCGAAGAAGAAAGTGTTCGCCTAATTGGTGTTGAACCAGCAGGTAAAGGTATCGATACTGACCAGCACGGTGCACCACTTAAGCATGGTAAAACAGGCATCTTCTTCGGTATGAAAGCGCCATTGATGCAAGATCCAAACGGTCAAGTAGAAGAGTCTTACTCGGTATCTGCTGGCCTTGATTTCCCTTCAGTTGGCCCACAACACGCACACCTAAACGCAATTGGCCGTGCTGAATACGACAACGTGACAGACGATGAAGCGCTAGAAGCATTCCAAGAGATTGCACGTCACGAAGGTATCATCCCTGCTCTTGAATCTTCTCACGCCGTGGCACACGCACTAAGTATGGCACGTGAGAATCCAGAAAAAGAGCAATTGTTGGTTGTTAACCTATCAGGTCGTGGTGATAAAGATATCTTCACTGTACATGCCATCCTAGAAGAAAAAGGAGCAATCTAA